One Schistocerca nitens isolate TAMUIC-IGC-003100 chromosome 1, iqSchNite1.1, whole genome shotgun sequence DNA segment encodes these proteins:
- the LOC126239590 gene encoding odorant receptor 43a-like: protein MRATPTYHIVYLVQVFCIWAVVQGTVFLDTSFQILMLQLAAELEVLNDNVAAIYNREVGPSEVKRAEDGKIDASPQRKKDEASGRLGYVELHTDTAEDEMYSHLVSNIKHHQTVIGCLSQLETVMSHSTLILLSSNMVCICLHIFVTAVLLQDEIQFDKTFKMMCAFAIYTYQTGLFCLIGQTIIDQSERLVNSAFSCAWPDADARFKRSLSVFMVRSARLLEIRVGKMYTLSRETFLQILNGSYRLFNLLYQTNLEN from the exons ATGCGCGCCACGCCCACCTACCACATCGTCTACCTCGTCCAGGTCTTCTGCATCTGGGCCGTCGTCCAGGGAACCGTCTTCCTAGACACTTCCTTCCAGATCCTGATGCTCCAGTTGGCTGCGGAACTGGAGGTCCTCAACGACAACGTAGCTGCCATCTACAACCGGGAAGTGGGCCCATCCGAAGTAAAGCGAGCGGAGGACGGCAAAATCGACGCGTCGCCGCAGAGGAAAAAGGACGAAGCCAGTGGTAGACTCGGATACGTAGAACTTCATACAGATACAGCAGAGGATGAAATGTACAGTCATCTCGTAAGCAATATAAAGCACCACCAAACAGTAATAGG TTGCCTAAGCCAGTTGGAAACCGTAATGAGTCACTCAACGCTGATTCTCCTGTCATCCAATATGGTCTGCATCTGCTTACACATCTTCGTAACGGCAGTG CTGTTGCAGGATGAAATTCAGTTTGACAAGACTTTCAAGATGATGTGTGCGTTTGCCATCTACACGTACCAGACTGGGCTCTTCTGCTTAATTGGACAGACCATAATCGACCAG AGTGAACGGCTGGTGAATTCGGCGTTCAGCTGCGCCTGGCCGGACGCCGATGCCCGCTTCAAGCGGTCGCTGTCCGTGTTCATGGTGAGGTCAGCTCGCCTGCTCGAGATAAGGGTCGGCAAGATGTACACTCTATCCAGGGAGACCTTCTTGCAG